Below is a window of Candidatus Tanganyikabacteria bacterium DNA.
CTCGTCTGCCCCGGGGTGTTGCCGGCGCCCCAAATCCGCGCGATTCCGGTGGCAAGCGCGGAACGCCACCGCCGGCCGGCCCGGCCTGGGTCCCTGCGGTGGTGGCGGGACACGGCTCACTTGGGGGTCGCTCGCCGATCCTTCGCCGCCGCTCGCTCCTTCGCGTCCTTCAACCGGTAAGAATCCGCTCGAATGGCCAGGATCTCGGACCGATGCACCAAGCGGTCCACCAGGGTGACGACGCAGCCGGCGTTCGGAAAAACGTCAGACCACGCCCCGAACTCCTTATTCGTTGTCAACACGATCGACCGTTCCTCGTACCTCCGGGACACCACCTCGAAGAGCAGGTCGGCGTGCCGGTTGTCGTAGGACAGGTATCCTAGCTCGTCGATCACCAAGATACGGGGCCGACAATAGCGCATGAGCGCCTGGGACAGCGCCCGGGCACCCTCCTGGCTCCCCAGGTCGTTGAGCATCGCGCTCGCGGTCGTGAACCGCACCGACCACCCGCGACGTA
It encodes the following:
- the istB gene encoding IS21-like element helper ATPase IstB translates to MTDNHFQKRAMALGLHGVLQHWEDWHDAPWLPKLLDAEEAVRSQRSLERRFQAAHIGRYKPMSDFDWSWPQEINRQAVEELFTFRFAEEAANVLLLGPNAVGKTMISKNLAYEAVRRGWSVRFTTASAMLNDLGSQEGARALSQALMRYCRPRILVIDELGYLSYDNRHADLLFEVVSRRYEERSIVLTTNKEFGAWSDVFPNAGCVVTLVDRLVHRSEILAIRADSYRLKDAKERAAAKDRRATPK